DNA from Leucobacter aridicollis:
CCCGAGCCGCTGCACGGTCGCCTGGTGCTCCCGCGCCAGCACAGCAACCTCTCGCTCGGCCATCGCGAGCGCGTCAACCAGCGCGGAGTAACCCGCAGCCAGCGATGGATTCCCGGCATCCGATGCGGCCGCGGCACAAAGTACTGCCTCGGCACCACGGCGACCAAGTTCATCGCGAAGGTCGGTGGTCGCCTGGTGCGCAGCCTGCACGAGGGCCAGATCATTGTCTACGAATCCCGACATGTCTCTTCTCCTATATAGAGGACGGTTATGGGTGCGGGGCGAGGTCTTCCCCGCCCCGCAGTTGTTCAGCTACTCAGCCATCTCAGGCTCTGCCTCGGCGGGCGCTTCGACGATCTCGCCGTCGGGCGTATCTGTCTGCTCCGCTTCGGTGTCGGTGTTCTCCGGTGGGTGCTTCGCGGTGAGGGCAATACCTGCGTAAGCGACGATGGATCCGAGGGCCGCGACCACGTAAGCGGGCCAAGCGAGACCGGCAATTGCGGTGACACCAATGGTGGCGGCGGCGGTTGCGAGGCCTGCACCGATGGCTACTGGACTGCGGAGGCCAGCGATGAGAGCCTCCTGTGACTCGTGTGCATGCCCGCCGCGGAGACGAGCGGCGAAGACGTAAAGCGCAGCGACGCTGAGCAGGCCAGATGCGCCGGCGAGAATCGGAGGCCAGGTCCAAGCGAACGGCGCGGTCGCGGCGGCGAAGAGCGAGATGATGAGCGCTGCCGGCGCGGTGACGAAAGCAGTCGCAGTGCGAGCGATCCCGGAGGGCGTTGTCAGTGCGAGTCCGTGGGCACGGCGGACGACGAGGGCGGCGATGGCCAGGATGGCGGCGATGACTGAAAGGATCGAGCTGCTGACCATGGCCGGGAAGGTCAAGGTTCTTGAGGATTGCTTGGTCTCGGACGCCTTCTCCTTGGCTGCTGCGGTGAGGTTCTTGCTCTTCTCCTTGGTCGCGTCCCAGGCAGCGCCGGTCTTCTCCTTGACCTTGGCCCAGGTCTCGCTCGACTCATTCCCATCGTCAATCTTGATCGCAGGCTCACGAATCCAGCCCTCGTCAGAAAGCGCCCAACCTGCCGTGAACGAGGTCGCCTGGACGGTGTCGCCCGGGGCGAGTTCTCCCCCCGCCGAGGCGCCAGTCGGTGCGTCGTAGATCTGGTATCCCGCGCTAGGCACCTTGAAGGGGCGCTTCGAATCGCCCGCGCTAGCGAGCGGCACCAGGTACTCCTGGACCGACCAGAGCACGTCGCCCGATGCCGGATCGACGACGGGCTGCCAGGTCACCTCCCCTGCCAGACCAGCGGCACCCTGGGCAGTGAGCTGCGGATCGTTCGAGCTCAGGAAAGCCGTACCACTTGCGAGTCCGTCGGACACCGGGCCGGCGCTAAATGCGCCGGTTCCGGGCATCGCGAAGAGGCCGTCGGAGGCCGATCCGATCTTGTCCCAAACTCCCCCAGGCAGGTCATCCTCCGCGGCGATGGCGAAGTACTTGCCGCTCTTTTCAAGCTGTTCGGCGCTCACAGCGGGGTAGATTGTGACGTCGTACTGCTCGACGAACCCCTGCGTGTCGGGGCGAAACTCGACCTCATAGCTACCGGGGGCGGTCGTGAACTGGGGGTGTGGAATCAGCTGGCCGGTGACGGCGCAGAGCGGTGCCTGCATCTGACCGAGCGTTGCGCCCGACGCGTCTTTGACGGTCGCGGATTGCAGCGGGCCAGCGATGCGGCCGGACTCGCAGTCAAGATCGGCAGCGTGGGCTGCTGTAGGCGCGAGCAGTGCCGCGCAGGCGATTGCTGTTGTAGCGAGGGACGCGCTGAGACGGCGGATTGGTGCGGACATCTTATACCTCCTGTGGGTGAGGGTTGTGCTTACTGGTGTGGTGGGTGCTGGCGACGGCGCGCAAGCACTGTGCTGCGGGGTTCGTCTGGAGCACAGCGAAGATATTCAAAAGCTGAATCGTCAGACTTGCCCGACAGGGCGCGCCACGCACGGATCCTGATCGTCGGTAGCGGTAGCCCGGTCTCGCGGGCGAGCTGCGCCAGCGGTATCCAGCCGTCGAACGGTGAGTCTGGCGGGGTCGTGTTAGTCATCGGGTGCTCCTAACCGAAAAGGTCATCGAAATTTGGTTTTGCTGGGTTGCTTGTGATTACGAGCGGCGCGCGCTGCGCAGCGGCTTGCGCCGGCGTAGCGCCGATTGTCTCTGCAGCCCGCGCGGCAGGTACGGGCGGTAGCTCGCCGGGCGAGGCGGTGGTGAAGGCGGCGTCACCGAGGTCAAGGTCACCCAGGTCAAACTCGCCGAGGTCGGTGTCTGCCGTGTCCTGGTTCAGGATCTGCCCGAACGCGGGCACGATCTCCGGATTCTCGGCACCTACCTGCGGCGGCAACTGACCGGCGGCGCGCAGCTCACGGAACTCGCGATCCCAGCGGTCAAGCGTCGCGTCATCGGTGTATGGGAAGCGAACACGCTGCGGCTCGGGGAAGCCTTCGACGCGGACATAGCCGATGCCCGCGCTTCGGTAGCCGTTGCCCGGTGACGCCACGGGGATGAGATGCGCTTCTGCGCCAAAGTCCGTGGCACCGGTACCGAGGACGAGGTCCGTCTCTAGAGGCGTCTCGGTGCGCAGCGCAATACGCATCGGCAAGAACGGGCGGAGCTTGCCGACCATGTCCTTCTGTGGAGCCTGAACAGCACTCACAATCAGCACGTTCATTGAGCGCCCCTGGCTGGAAAGAAGCAGCAGGTTCGACATGACCTCGTTTGCTCGCTTTGAGTCAGTGTCGAGGGCTGTCAGTGCCGAAAGCTCGTCGATGAAGAGCACGATGAGTGGCTGCTCGCGGGTCACCGGCAGACTCCGCCCCTGCCCCTTACGCGCGTTCATTTTGTCGACCACGTCGGATACGAGGGCTGCCCAATCGTCAGGCGTGGTGGCCACCTGTTGGAACATCCCTCGCAGGCTTCCATCGTCAGCAATCGCTTCCGCACCTTTTGGGTCGATGGCGTAAATTTCGGCGAGCCCTTGGCGTGCTGACGGGAGCACGCCGGAGAGGATCGACCAGATGACCGAGCCTTTGCCTGAGCCGGTTTGACCGACAGTGAGTGTATGGAAGAGGCTGAACGGTACGGCCGCGCCGTCTTCGGTAATCGCGATTTCGAACGACTTCCAGCTAGTCGCCGGGTCCGTGTCGAGCGGGTGCTTCTCACGGAAGTCATCAAGCGTCAACATCGTCATCAACGGGTCACGGCGCTCGCGCATCGCGATCGACCCGGAAGTGTCGTCTACTGTGGTACGCCAAGAAAGATCCTTCTCCCGCGGAGCCACCGAAGCCTTGAGTTCAGCAGCAATCTTGCGGCGCGACACCCGGTCGGCGGCGAGTAGCTGGGGTGCGCTGAATTCGAGCATTCGGTGTCCGAGCATGTCAGTGGTCTGCTCGATACGAAGATCGTGCGGGTACGCCTTGAGCTGCGCGGCGATACGCTCGCGCACTGTGCGCAGGTCGTCGGCGAGCTTCGCAATGACCGCACGGCTCTCGAGCGGCAACCATTCGACCAGCGATGCCCCGTCGTGCTGGGTTGCCGCATACGCAGCGACAGCTTCAGCAGCGGAGGGTGAGGTGCCAGGTGCCAGCGTAAGCACGGTTGAGCTGTTCTCTCCCGATGTCTCATCGATGACGAGTCCGCCGGATAGCGCATCGAGGTGACGGCGGCTCTGGGTCGCGAGCGTCACTGGCTGGACGATGAGCGATCCATCAGCGATGACGACCTCGTAGCCGCTGTTTATCGCGGCGATGGTGCGATCAACCTGAGTTGGGTTAGCAGAGAGGCGTGCGCTTGCAGTCGCCGGCGTAGGGCGGATCGTAAAGGTGTCGCCCCTGTGTTGGATCCGCTCCGCCTCGCGGTCGTCAACGCCGAGTGCTTCCTTCAACAGGTCTGCGATCTCGCCACGCTTGGCTCGTTTGAATCCAGCGTGGCGAGCGGAGATCAGGAGAGCGACCCAGTACAGCACGCCTCCAACAGCAATCGCCGCTGCCGGCATCCACCACATGAGCGGAACTAAATCGGCGAGGAGGCTGCGGGTCGCTGGGATAACCGGGAGGAGGGCGACAGCGAATGCAAGCAGCGTCGGGATTAGAAGCGCCGGGATCTGCCAGAAGGCGGGGACGGTGAGCCTGGTCTGTGTGGCCTGGTCGAGGTATCGCAGGCGACGGCCGATGACAGTGACCGCAACGAAGGCGAGTGTGGCGATAACGATCAGCAGTGCTCCGAAATGAGCTGCGATGCTCGGAAGGAAAGCCCAGAGCGCCGCGCCAACAACCTGCCGGGCTTCTTGGGCAGAGGTGCGCGGGCGATGGCCGGTGGCTTTTTCGTAACGGGGGCTGTCGGCGAGCACCGTAACTGCGCCGGTGAGAAGGTAGGCAGCCCAGCGGATCGGCGTGAAGACCGCGCGGAAGATCGCGCTCACGGCGGAGCGCTTGGCCTGAGCTACGGCCATCTCGCGCATTGAGACTCCCACTGACTCCTCCTGACGTTGTTATCTACTGCTACACATACGGGTCATCTGATGGCGTCACGCCGCCAGCATCCGCTCCCCTGCCAACACATCGATCAGGTCAGGTCGGTATCCGCCCCACGCCTGCGCAAGCTCGCCGGACGCGTCACGCACGAGCACGAGCGGTGCCTGGATTACGGCCCCGAGCGCCATTGCCTGCGCCCGCAGTTCGTCGGACAGAGCGTCGGCTGGGCGGAGCTCATAGGCGAAGCCGAGTGAGGAGAGGAGCTTTTCGGTCAGGCGACACTGTATGCATGACGGACCGGCGGTGAAGATTGTGATTTGTTGTGTGGGCATGAAGATCTCCTTAGATAGGTGCGGGAAGGGGCCGGGGCGGAGGACACGACCACTCCGCCCCGGCGGTCTGGGGAGAGCTAGCGGACGACCAGCTCAGTGGTGCTCGACGGGGCGTACGGAAGCTGCTGCATCGCATCCGCACTCAGTCCAACGCTTGGATGAGCAACACCGCCTCCGATGGCGGGCGAGACGGTCAGCTCGCCGCGTTCATCGGTTACGACCTCGCGGACTTCCCTTGCCTCCGTCAGCATCTCCTTCTTCTCCTTGGAGAGCGCCTGCGAAGCCGCCCGGGATTCGGCAGCGAGAGGCGTAGCGTCGTATCGGGCCTGGATCTCGCGCATCTCAGTGCCCTGGGCGGGCATCGTGGCAAGCCACTGCTGTGCGGTGCCGCTGCCGTTGATGTAGGCCTGATACGCCTGATCGTAGGCCCGCTGTGCGGGGCGGTCCTGCGCGGCGAAGTAGGCAGCGGTTTCAGCCTGCGCGCGGTCATGGCGTGCTTGCGCCTGCTGGTAGCTCGAGGCTTCAGCGTTCGACGCGAAATCCGAGCCGCCAGGAAGCAGCTCGGGCCAGGCCGCGTCAACGAGTACGGTCTCGCCGGCTGCCTGCGCACCCGCCGCGGTTACGGTGATTGAGGCCTCAGTAGTCTGCGGGCCGATTCCGGCAGCATGGGCGGTGGACGGGATGAGAAGCGCGCCGAGAACGGCGGCTCCAGCGATGGCGGTAGCGCCGATGCGGCGCGTGATCTGGGGTTTTGTCTGGGTGGACATGTAGACTCTCCTAGTCTCTCTGCTGATGGGTGGAGGGTGAGGCCGGGACTCCGGTTGTGGGACTTGAGATCCCGGCCTCGTAGGACCGCGGGTGCTTGGGCCGAAAGAGGCTCCCCAGCCTGTGTTCCCTCGCGCCCGCGGTACTTTTTATGCGCTCCGGCGGCGGATGTGGCGCAGCAGCTGGCCACTCGCGAGCACGCCGCCAGCGGCAGCGAGGATCGCGCCGAGAGTGAGCGGGGCGGTGAGATCGGTGCCGGTCTGGATCAGCGGCGTCGGTGGCTCGATAGGGTCCTCAGGCTCCTCGACCGGCTCGTTCACGACCGTCACCGTCCAGCTGCCGTCATCGAGCTGCTCGGCGGTGTGCGGCGTCTCATCGAGCCGGAACCCGGCCGGGGCCTCAATCTCGGTTACGACGGGGGCGGTGATGTGAGCGATGTCCTGGGCTCCAGTCGCTCCATTGGTGCATGAGGCGTAGCCGACGACCTCGACGGCTGCCTGCCCATCCTCATCGGTAGTGACGGTGCTATGGGTCACCTGCTCGAAAGCGTCGATCCAGATTCTCTCGGTCGCGCGAGCGGCGGTAATGGCCGCCCGATCTGCGGCGTCGTACTCGGCTGCCGCATCTTTAGCGGCTGCAGTCGCGGCGGTCAGAGACGCGTGTGCATCCGCGATCTCGTCAGCACTCGGCCCGGCGGCGATCAGCGCATCGATCTCGGCGCGGATCTCTACGAGCACGGCCTCAGCGTCGGCGACAGCCTGAGTCGCGGTTTCGACCGCTGCCTGGGCGGCTGCGATCTCGACGGAGTCGCCGCCCCACTCGGCGGCAGTGAGGTGTTCCTGTGCTGTAGCGAGTACGTCCTGCGCCTCGCTGAGCGCGACGCTCTGCGAGGACTCCTGTTCGTAGAGGGCGGCGAGCTCAGGCGGCGACTGCGCACCTGCGTCAGCCAGCAGTTCGTCGAGGATCGCTTGAGCGTCAGCCCGAGCGGCCTGAGCGTCGTGGAGGACGGTACGGGCGTCGTCTGCCGCCTGGCGGGCTTCGTCAGAGGTGGTCTGAGCAGCGGAGAATTCGCCGTAGAGCGGGTTGGCTGCGAAGCCTGGCGAAAGCGGGGAGTTAACGTCCCAATGCTGGGCGTCAACCTGGAAGGTTGCATCGGCGAGAGGCCTGCCATCCAGATCGGTCTTCGCGATGAGGAGCGTCGTTGGGGCAGCGGTGCAGCCGCCAGCAGCAGCCTGCGCGGGGAGGGGCTGAGCGATGAGCGGGATGGTGATGGCAGTCGCTGCGACTGCGAGAGTCGCGAGACCAAAAGCGGTGCGGCGGGTGCGGGTGATGATTGACACGAGGTCCTCCTCTGCGGGTCGGGTGAGTTGGTAGCTGCCGTAGACCGTCAGAGGGTGAGTGTGAAATTTTCGATTGGTGGTAGCTGCGCATTGTAAGGTTGTTACCCCGGGCGCCGGCAGCTACCACACTTGACGGCGCGCCCGGGGTGATCTATCAGGGCGCCAGCGCTGGTGGGCTGAGCAGTGCCCCGTGCTCGCGGAGGTACGCGAAGAGCTCGTCGGCGATTCGTTTGGTCTCTGGATTCTCGACCTTCGCCTCCCTGCGACCGTAATCCGGGTGCCCGGCGAGCCACTGCTCGTAGGGGGTGCCATGCGGCGTCGAGCGGTCCCCTGACCAGCCCTGCGCCCAGTCCCGCTCGTTGATCGCGCGGGCGGCGGCCTGTTGCTCGTCGAGCTTCTCGTCTACGTAGGCGGCGACCGCCTCGTCAAGCGGGAGATCAGGGAAACGGTGCTCGGCGCGGGCACGGAGCTTGTCGATCTCGTGATCCCGCACGTAGGCGTACGGGGAGGCAACGTGTGGGAGGACGAGCACGCTCCAGCGCTCGTCAATCTCGGCTGCCTCGTAGAGATGTTCGGCGCGGGGCTGCGAGAGCTCGAAAGCGGCGGCGAGCTCCTCGATAATCTCGGCGGGAGTGTCGCGGTGGTCGCGCGGTGTGAGATTCATGTGCGTGCGTGTCATAGTGTCGTCTCTCCTGATCGTGCTGGTGACCTAGGCGGCTGCGGGCTCCGGAGGGGTGGTGCCAGCCTCGAGCAACTTGTTCACGTACCAGACAGGGATCATCCACCGACCACCGATCTTCGTAGCGGGAATACTGCCTTTGCGGCTCTTCTCGTAGATGGCAGTGCGCTCGAGGCCAAGAATGTCGGCCACGTCGTCCAGCGAGTACCACGCCCGCGGTAGCTCGGTAACCTTCTTAAGCATTTTCGCCAGTTCCTTCCAAGTTCTTTAAGTAATAGCATAGCGGACGTGCACACTAACGTCTAGTTTATTTCCACGAATTTCCGAGAATATTCCCGCTTGCCGTAATAAGCACGTCCTTGATCTGCACCGCCATTGCTCGTATAAGACGAGCAAGCACGTCGTCCGCAATTTCCTCCGGACAGACCGCTACGAGCTCATCGT
Protein-coding regions in this window:
- a CDS encoding glutaredoxin family protein; its protein translation is MPTQQITIFTAGPSCIQCRLTEKLLSSLGFAYELRPADALSDELRAQAMALGAVIQAPLVLVRDASGELAQAWGGYRPDLIDVLAGERMLAA
- a CDS encoding prealbumin-like fold domain-containing protein yields the protein MSIITRTRRTAFGLATLAVAATAITIPLIAQPLPAQAAAGGCTAAPTTLLIAKTDLDGRPLADATFQVDAQHWDVNSPLSPGFAANPLYGEFSAAQTTSDEARQAADDARTVLHDAQAARADAQAILDELLADAGAQSPPELAALYEQESSQSVALSEAQDVLATAQEHLTAAEWGGDSVEIAAAQAAVETATQAVADAEAVLVEIRAEIDALIAAGPSADEIADAHASLTAATAAAKDAAAEYDAADRAAITAARATERIWIDAFEQVTHSTVTTDEDGQAAVEVVGYASCTNGATGAQDIAHITAPVVTEIEAPAGFRLDETPHTAEQLDDGSWTVTVVNEPVEEPEDPIEPPTPLIQTGTDLTAPLTLGAILAAAGGVLASGQLLRHIRRRSA
- a CDS encoding helix-turn-helix domain-containing protein; this encodes MLKKVTELPRAWYSLDDVADILGLERTAIYEKSRKGSIPATKIGGRWMIPVWYVNKLLEAGTTPPEPAAA